The proteins below come from a single Melitaea cinxia chromosome 9, ilMelCinx1.1, whole genome shotgun sequence genomic window:
- the LOC123656144 gene encoding uncharacterized protein LOC123656144: MTKNCPPVPGGPASPGYGGAGDHNLRQKSGHHTQRRHLALVTYNTRTLRTDAKLVELEEALSRLNWDIIGLSGVRREGEDSITLKSGNLLYYREGNSPRVVSGSSSTSLSSSASTSSGACRAGWRYTPHTNPLTSR; the protein is encoded by the coding sequence ATGACTAAAAATTGTCCCCCAGTCCCTGGCGGCCCCGCTAGTCCTGGCTACGGTGGGGCAGGGGACCATAATCTCCGGCAGAAGTCAGGCCATCACACCCAACGACGACACTTGGCCCTGGTAACATATAACACTAGAACGCTGCGGACCGACGCGAAGCTCGTTGAGCTAGAGGAAGCTCTCAGCAGGCTAAACTGGGATATTATAGGGCTATCTGGAGTCCGAAGAGAAGGAGAGGACTCGATAACCCTCAAGTCCGGCAACCTGTTGTACTACCGGGAGGGTAACAGTCCCAGGGTGGTATCGGGTTCCTCGTCCACAAGTCTCTCGTCATCAGCATCGACGTCGTCAGGAGCGTGTCGAGCAGGGTGGCGTTATACACCACACACAAACCCGCTAACATCAAGGTAA